One Lycium barbarum isolate Lr01 chromosome 5, ASM1917538v2, whole genome shotgun sequence genomic window carries:
- the LOC132639151 gene encoding uncharacterized protein LOC132639151: MGKKNKSTNPPEKGDGMMATQQGDSGKRNNGTKTVRGTGPTTGILRTRAISEIEKSGPIPIRSQGNKGDTSPNLGLDYIRPASEGNQLIVEIEEDDITSELEYWKNAVVCYVIGAHPPFSVLNGYIQRQWGKWGINKIAMLKNGIMLVRFDSAEGKNEVIQGGIYHFDNKPLIVKAWDADMDFSREELYSVPIWIKLPALDFKYWSAKGLSKIGSLVGKPLMVDKNTEKKVGLNFAKLLVEVKIGSALPDTIYFRNERGKVIEQKVMYDWKPSMCSICQKYGHTAEICRRNKANEKKVELQLKENTTKESNGTEADQEQLVGSAGKHVGSNLPQQGKWRKQVGRRQYQDARLVLATTSGTNTVPVANSFQPLENARKENEVQATQAGQTEGTKNYPSGHG; encoded by the exons ATGGGTAAGAAGAACAAGTCTACGAATCCACCGGAAAAGGGCGACGGGATGATGGCAACACAACAAGGAGACTCTGGGAAGAGGAATAACGGAACGAAAACAGTTCGAGGAACAGGTCCGACAACAGGGATTTTGAGAACTAGGGCAATAAGTGAGATTGAAAAATCGGGACCAATTCCGATCAGATCTCAGGGAAATAAGGGAGATACGTCACCTAATCTAGGG CTAGATTATATAAGGCCGGCTAGTGAAGGCAATCAACTCATAGTGGAAATTGAGGAGGACGACATCACTTCTGAGCTTGAATATTGGAAGAATGCTGTGGTATGCTATGTGATTGGAGCACACCCACCTTTCTCAGTGCTTAATGGCTATATTCAGAGACAATGGGGGAAATGGGGAATTAATAAAATAGCAATGTTGAAGAATGGAATAATGTTGGTGCGATTTGACAGTGCTGAAGGGAAAAACGAAGTTATCCAAGGTGGAATATACCACTTCGACAACAAGCCACTGATAGTGAAAGCATGGGATGCTGATATGGACTTCTCGCGAGAGGAACTGTATTCGGTTCCAATTTGGATCAAGTTGCCTGCACTCGACTTCAAATACTGGAGTGCAAAGGGCCTAAGCAAGATAGGGAGCCTTGTGGGGAAGCCGCTCATGGTCGACAAGAACACGGAGAAGAAGGTGGGACTAAATTTTGCAAAGCTGTTGGTTGAAGTGAAAATTGGGAGTGCACTGCCAGATACGATATATTTCCGGAATGAAAGGGGGAAGGTTATAGAGCAGAAGGTGATGTATGACTGGAAACCATCAATGTGCTCCATATGTCAAAAGTATGGGCACACGGCTGAAATTTGTAGAAGGAATAAGGCGAATGAGAAGAAGGTGGAACTCCAACTCAAGGAAAACACCACAAAGGAGAGCAACGGTACTGAAGCAGACCAGGAACAGTTGGTAGGAAGTGCAGGGAAACACGTTGGGAGTAACCTACCCCAACAAGGAAAATGGAGGAAACAGGTAGGAAGAAGGCAATATCAAGACGCAAGGTTGGTTCTAGCCACCACAAGTGGAACAAATACAGTGCCGGTTGCAAATTCGTTTCAGCCACTGGAGAATGCTAGAAAGGAAAATGAAGTGCAAGCCACGCAAGCTGGCCAAACTGAGGGGACTAAAAATTACCCCTCAGGGCATGGTTAA